The Sphingomonas sp. LY54 genome includes a region encoding these proteins:
- a CDS encoding alpha/beta hydrolase, translated as MNSTVFDRRAHPAGAAFSSWQAPDGWDLRRMDWPQPTNARVRGSLLFAGGRSDFIEKYLEPLAHWHQAGWDVTSFDWRGQGESRGDILGGHLDSFDGLVADGAALIEAWLAATPGPHVIVAHSMGGHLMLRILAERRTAIDAAVLIAPMIGINARPIPDVIGRWAARTLSALGLSRVRAWGQNERPHLPGSSRQSYLTSCADRYADEAWWHGRKPGYQLGPPSWGWLNAAYQSIHGLTADKLRAMSIPVLIVGTDRDRLVSPTAIRRAARLLPRAELHMFPRAAHELLRESDPVRTEALARIDAFLDEHAR; from the coding sequence ATGAATTCGACAGTATTTGACCGGAGGGCCCATCCGGCCGGCGCCGCTTTCTCGTCCTGGCAGGCGCCCGACGGGTGGGATCTGCGGCGCATGGACTGGCCCCAACCGACGAACGCGCGCGTTCGCGGCAGCCTCTTGTTCGCCGGCGGCCGCAGCGATTTCATCGAGAAATATCTGGAGCCGCTGGCGCACTGGCACCAGGCGGGCTGGGACGTCACTTCGTTCGACTGGCGCGGCCAGGGCGAGTCGCGCGGCGACATCCTCGGCGGGCATCTCGACAGTTTCGACGGGCTCGTCGCCGACGGGGCAGCGCTCATCGAGGCGTGGCTGGCGGCGACGCCGGGGCCGCACGTGATCGTGGCCCATTCGATGGGCGGGCATTTGATGCTGCGGATACTGGCGGAACGCCGGACCGCGATCGACGCCGCGGTGCTGATCGCGCCGATGATCGGGATCAACGCGCGGCCGATACCCGACGTGATCGGCCGCTGGGCCGCCCGGACGCTGTCGGCGCTCGGCCTTTCCCGGGTCCGGGCCTGGGGGCAGAACGAGCGGCCCCATCTGCCCGGTTCGAGCCGGCAGTCCTATCTCACCAGCTGCGCCGATCGCTATGCCGACGAGGCGTGGTGGCACGGCCGGAAGCCCGGCTACCAGCTCGGGCCGCCGAGCTGGGGCTGGCTCAACGCCGCTTACCAGTCGATCCACGGCCTCACCGCCGACAAGCTGCGCGCCATGTCCATCCCGGTCCTGATCGTGGGGACCGACCGCGACCGGCTGGTGAGCCCGACGGCGATCCGGCGGGCGGCACGCCTCCTGCCCAGGGCCGAACTGCACATGTTTCCTCGCGCGGCCCACGAGCTGCTGCGCGAGAGCGATCCGGTGCGCACCGAGGCGCTCGCCCGCATCGACGCGTTCCTCGACGAGCATGCGCGGTGA
- the gcvPB gene encoding aminomethyl-transferring glycine dehydrogenase subunit GcvPB: MSINQSGWRPERPEGGDVAAIDTYTGNRALMLEEPLIFELGEENGTGVDFDPAPKAASRLGGLDRKRAIGLPGLSEPQAVRHYTRLSRQNYAIDLGLFPLGSCTMKHNPRLNERMARLPGFADIHPLQPIDTVQGAYALIHQLGEWLVKLTGMHSVAMSPKAGAHGELCGLLAIRSALEARGDAREVILVPESAHGTNPATAAFAGYRVENIPATERGRVDVAALKARLGPDVAGVMITNPNTCGLFEPDMIEISEAVHAAGGLVYCDGANFNAIVGRVRPGDLGIDAMHINLHKTFSTPHGGGGPGSGPVVFSEALTPFAPLPFVEKQGDHYALIEEETAGEHHGRTFGRMAAFNGQMGMFTRALSYILSHGADGLRQVSGDAVLNANYILRSLDDVLDAPFGASGPCMHEALFSDKDFEGGLSTLDLAKGLIDEGFHPMTMYFPLVVHGAMLVEPTETESKATLDQFIGALRHVAQRAKAGDQALKAAPVHAPRRRLDETLAARKPVLVYKEPEQAQAAE; encoded by the coding sequence ATGAGCATCAACCAGAGCGGCTGGCGCCCCGAGCGCCCCGAGGGCGGCGACGTCGCGGCCATCGACACCTACACCGGCAACCGCGCCTTGATGCTCGAAGAGCCCTTGATCTTCGAGTTGGGCGAGGAGAACGGCACCGGCGTCGATTTCGACCCGGCGCCCAAGGCGGCGAGCCGGCTCGGCGGCCTCGACCGCAAGCGCGCGATCGGCCTGCCCGGCCTCTCCGAGCCGCAGGCTGTACGCCACTACACCCGCCTCAGCCGCCAGAATTACGCGATCGACCTCGGCCTGTTCCCGCTCGGCTCGTGCACGATGAAGCACAATCCGCGCCTCAATGAGCGAATGGCGCGCCTGCCGGGCTTCGCCGACATCCACCCGCTGCAGCCGATCGACACCGTGCAGGGCGCCTATGCCCTCATCCATCAGCTCGGCGAATGGCTGGTGAAGCTGACCGGCATGCACAGCGTCGCGATGAGCCCGAAGGCGGGCGCGCATGGCGAACTCTGCGGCCTGCTCGCGATCCGCTCGGCGCTCGAGGCGCGCGGCGACGCGCGCGAGGTCATCCTCGTCCCCGAAAGCGCCCACGGCACCAATCCGGCCACCGCGGCCTTTGCCGGCTACCGGGTCGAGAACATCCCGGCCACCGAGCGCGGCCGCGTCGACGTCGCGGCGCTCAAAGCCCGGCTTGGGCCGGATGTCGCCGGCGTGATGATCACCAATCCGAACACCTGCGGCCTGTTCGAGCCCGACATGATCGAGATTTCCGAGGCGGTCCATGCCGCCGGCGGCCTCGTTTATTGCGATGGCGCGAACTTCAACGCGATCGTCGGCCGCGTCCGCCCCGGCGACCTCGGCATCGACGCGATGCACATCAACCTCCACAAGACCTTCTCCACCCCGCATGGCGGCGGCGGCCCGGGCTCGGGTCCGGTGGTCTTCTCCGAAGCGCTGACGCCGTTCGCGCCGCTGCCCTTCGTCGAGAAGCAGGGCGACCATTATGCCCTGATCGAGGAAGAGACGGCGGGCGAGCATCACGGCCGCACGTTCGGCCGCATGGCCGCGTTCAACGGCCAGATGGGTATGTTCACCCGCGCCTTGAGCTACATCCTCAGCCACGGCGCCGACGGCCTCCGCCAGGTGTCCGGCGACGCCGTGCTCAACGCGAACTACATCCTGCGCAGCCTCGACGACGTGCTCGACGCCCCGTTCGGGGCCAGCGGCCCGTGCATGCACGAGGCGTTGTTCAGCGATAAGGACTTCGAGGGCGGCCTTTCGACGCTCGATCTCGCCAAGGGCCTGATCGACGAGGGCTTCCACCCGATGACCATGTATTTTCCGCTGGTCGTCCACGGTGCGATGCTGGTCGAGCCGACCGAGACCGAGAGCAAGGCGACGCTCGACCAGTTCATCGGTGCGCTGCGGCACGTCGCGCAGCGCGCCAAGGCCGGCGACCAGGCGCTCAAGGCCGCTCCGGTCCATGCCCCCCGCCGCCGCCTCGACGAGACGCTCGCGGCGCGCAAGCCGGTGCTGGTTTACAAGGAACCCGAGCAGGCCCAGGCGGCGGAATGA
- the gcvH gene encoding glycine cleavage system protein GcvH produces MSIYYTQEHEWISVEGDTATVGITDFAQGQLGDIVFVEVPAAGTQVKKGGEAAVVESVKAASDVYAPLTGQIVEGNAALEADPSLVNSDPEGEGWFFKLTVSDNHELSGLMSAEEYKAFCDAQ; encoded by the coding sequence ATGAGCATCTATTACACCCAGGAACATGAGTGGATCTCGGTCGAGGGCGACACCGCCACCGTCGGCATCACCGATTTCGCGCAGGGCCAGCTGGGCGACATCGTCTTCGTCGAAGTCCCCGCCGCCGGCACCCAGGTGAAGAAGGGCGGCGAAGCGGCCGTCGTCGAATCGGTCAAGGCCGCGTCCGACGTCTATGCCCCGCTCACCGGCCAGATCGTCGAGGGCAATGCCGCGCTCGAGGCCGATCCGTCGCTGGTCAACAGCGATCCGGAAGGCGAGGGCTGGTTCTTCAAGCTCACCGTCTCCGACAATCACGAACTCTCCGGCCTGATGAGCGCCGAGGAGTACAAAGCCTTCTGCGACGCGCAGTAA
- the cpaB gene encoding Flp pilus assembly protein CpaB yields MDVRKLVLLIGALAVAAVTALMARNMFAGASAPTAQAAPVVPAGPEVLVATRAMPVGTIIDATALKFQVWPEGLVQPAYFIKGAEGSVDPASLIGTVVRNEVTAGQPLTQGTLIKPGERGFLAAALGPGMRAVTVSVSNTSGVAGFVFPGDRVDLMLTQEVTGGGDGAPLRVSETILRNVRVLATDQRMSSLGEDGKPVVQTSSTVTLETTPKIAEKIAVAQTIGQLSLSLRSIADNTAEFEQAIASGEVNLPEGVDAKAEKQILLAVASKPADANPTFTVGADVSRYQRSSVPAKAAPAPGTGQPGEAAAPTGPSVRVARGNSVTVVPVGAK; encoded by the coding sequence ATGGATGTAAGAAAGCTCGTGCTGCTGATCGGTGCGCTTGCGGTAGCCGCAGTGACCGCTTTGATGGCCCGCAACATGTTTGCCGGAGCCTCGGCGCCGACCGCGCAGGCCGCCCCGGTGGTTCCCGCCGGGCCCGAAGTCCTGGTCGCGACCCGCGCCATGCCCGTCGGCACGATCATCGATGCGACGGCGCTCAAATTCCAGGTCTGGCCCGAAGGTTTGGTCCAGCCTGCTTATTTCATCAAGGGCGCCGAAGGCAGCGTCGATCCGGCGAGCCTGATCGGAACGGTCGTCCGCAACGAGGTCACCGCCGGCCAGCCGCTCACCCAGGGCACGCTGATCAAGCCCGGCGAGCGCGGCTTCCTCGCCGCGGCGCTCGGGCCCGGCATGCGCGCCGTCACGGTCTCGGTGTCCAACACCAGCGGCGTCGCCGGCTTCGTCTTTCCGGGCGACCGCGTCGACCTGATGCTGACCCAGGAAGTCACCGGCGGCGGCGACGGTGCTCCGCTCAGGGTCTCCGAAACCATCCTGCGCAACGTCCGGGTGCTCGCCACCGACCAGCGCATGAGCTCGCTGGGCGAAGACGGCAAGCCGGTTGTCCAGACCAGCTCGACCGTCACGCTCGAAACCACGCCGAAGATCGCCGAGAAGATCGCGGTCGCGCAGACGATCGGCCAATTATCGCTGTCGCTGCGCTCGATCGCCGACAATACGGCTGAGTTTGAGCAGGCGATCGCCTCGGGCGAGGTCAACCTGCCGGAAGGCGTCGACGCCAAGGCCGAAAAGCAGATTCTGCTCGCCGTGGCGTCCAAGCCCGCCGACGCCAATCCGACCTTCACCGTCGGCGCGGACGTCTCGCGCTACCAGCGCAGCAGCGTCCCGGCCAAGGCCGCGCCGGCACCCGGTACCGGCCAGCCCGGCGAAGCCGCTGCCCCGACCGGTCCGAGCGTCCGTGTCGCCCGCGGCAACAGTGTCACCGTCGTCCCGGTGGGAGCCAAGTAA
- the gcvPA gene encoding aminomethyl-transferring glycine dehydrogenase subunit GcvPA: MRYLPLADADRQEMLRTVGASSVDDLFVDVPAAARLPGKIEGLADHASELSVERQLTTLARQNMVAGEVPFFLGAGAYRHHVPASVDHIIQRGEFLTAYTPYQPEIAQGTLQVLFEFQTQVARLYGCDVANCSMYDGSTACWEAIVMARRITRRGKAVLSAGLHPHYVSVAETMARFTGDVLDLAPPALVAETDAERLLAQIDGETSCVVVQYPDILGRITDLTPIAEKAHAHGALLIAVVTEPVALGAIRSPGEMGADIVVGEGQSIGVGLNFGGPYVGLFACQEKFVRQMPGRLCGETVDAEGKRGFVLTLSTREQHIRREKATSNICTNSGLCALAFSVHMTLLGENGLRQLAEINHAKAVRASERLAKVPGVELVNESFFNEFTLKLTKEARPVIRTLAERGILGGVSLGRLYPGVDALQNGLVVAVTETVTDEDIEALADALQEILA, from the coding sequence ATGCGTTACCTCCCCCTCGCCGATGCCGACCGCCAGGAGATGCTCCGCACGGTCGGCGCGTCCTCGGTCGACGATCTGTTCGTCGACGTGCCCGCGGCCGCGCGCCTGCCGGGCAAGATCGAGGGCCTGGCCGATCATGCCAGCGAGCTTTCGGTCGAGCGCCAGCTCACCACGCTCGCGCGCCAGAACATGGTCGCGGGGGAGGTGCCGTTCTTCCTCGGCGCCGGCGCCTACCGGCACCATGTCCCGGCCAGCGTCGACCATATCATCCAGCGCGGCGAGTTCCTGACCGCCTACACGCCCTACCAGCCGGAAATCGCGCAGGGCACGCTGCAGGTCCTGTTCGAGTTCCAGACCCAGGTCGCGCGCCTCTACGGCTGCGACGTCGCCAATTGCTCGATGTACGACGGATCGACCGCATGCTGGGAGGCGATCGTCATGGCCCGCCGCATCACCCGTCGCGGCAAGGCCGTGTTGTCGGCCGGCCTCCACCCGCATTATGTCTCGGTCGCCGAGACGATGGCCAGGTTCACCGGCGACGTGCTCGACCTGGCGCCGCCCGCATTGGTTGCCGAGACGGACGCCGAGCGCCTCCTCGCCCAGATCGACGGCGAGACGAGCTGCGTCGTCGTCCAATATCCCGACATCCTCGGCCGCATCACCGATCTCACCCCGATCGCCGAGAAGGCGCATGCCCATGGCGCGCTGCTGATTGCCGTCGTCACCGAGCCGGTGGCTCTGGGCGCGATCCGGAGCCCGGGCGAGATGGGCGCCGACATCGTCGTCGGCGAGGGCCAGTCCATCGGCGTCGGCCTCAATTTCGGCGGGCCTTATGTGGGCCTGTTCGCTTGCCAGGAGAAGTTCGTCCGCCAGATGCCGGGCCGCCTGTGCGGCGAGACCGTTGATGCCGAGGGCAAGCGCGGCTTCGTGCTGACGCTCTCGACCCGCGAGCAGCATATCCGCCGCGAGAAGGCGACGTCGAATATCTGCACCAATTCGGGCCTGTGCGCGCTGGCTTTCTCGGTGCACATGACGCTGCTCGGCGAGAACGGCCTGCGCCAGCTCGCCGAGATCAACCACGCCAAGGCGGTGCGCGCGAGCGAGCGGCTGGCGAAGGTCCCCGGCGTCGAACTGGTCAACGAGAGCTTCTTCAACGAATTCACGCTGAAGCTCACCAAGGAAGCGCGCCCGGTCATCCGCACGCTGGCCGAGCGCGGCATCCTCGGCGGCGTCTCGCTGGGGCGGCTCTATCCCGGCGTGGACGCGCTGCAGAACGGCCTCGTCGTCGCCGTCACCGAAACCGTCACAGATGAAGATATCGAAGCGCTGGCCGATGCGCTTCAGGAGATCCTGGCATGA
- a CDS encoding FAD-binding oxidoreductase gives MKADIAIVGAGMAGASLAAEVAPHASVVLLEAEARPGYHSTGRSAAFWSESYGGPLIRPLTLASGAFLASPPADFSERSFLSPRGALHIADAEGEAALRDLCAEFAGTDLALERVGRAELAAMVPGLRPGWDEGVVEPSCTDIDVAALHEAYLRAARAVGARLLTNAGLVSAERDGGSWRLDTEAGRVEAAILVDAAGAWADDVARLAGVTPIGVRPYRRTIVQLRTDPPAPADLPLVIDALGRFYFKPEAGGRIWLSPHDETACDPCDAAAEEVDVAVAIDRFERLVDWKVDCVERKWAGLRSFAPDRLPVYGFDPENEGFFWCAGQGGFGIQTAPAGARLAASLLLGSAPDPMVAGIDPSPYLAGRFRN, from the coding sequence GTGAAAGCCGACATCGCGATCGTCGGCGCGGGCATGGCCGGGGCCAGCCTCGCCGCCGAAGTCGCGCCGCACGCGAGCGTCGTCCTGCTCGAGGCCGAGGCGCGGCCGGGTTACCATTCCACGGGGAGGTCGGCGGCTTTCTGGTCGGAAAGCTATGGCGGGCCCCTGATCCGGCCGCTGACGCTTGCCTCCGGGGCTTTCCTTGCGTCGCCGCCTGCGGACTTTAGCGAGCGGTCCTTCCTTTCGCCGCGCGGCGCGCTGCACATCGCCGATGCCGAAGGCGAAGCGGCGCTCCGGGATCTGTGCGCCGAGTTCGCGGGCACCGACCTGGCGCTGGAGCGGGTCGGCCGCGCCGAACTCGCGGCGATGGTCCCGGGGCTGCGGCCGGGCTGGGACGAAGGCGTGGTCGAGCCGAGCTGCACCGACATCGACGTCGCCGCCCTGCACGAAGCCTATTTGAGGGCCGCGCGGGCAGTGGGCGCCCGGTTGCTGACCAACGCGGGCCTCGTCAGCGCAGAGCGGGATGGCGGGTCGTGGCGCCTGGACACCGAGGCGGGGCGCGTCGAGGCCGCGATCCTCGTCGACGCCGCCGGCGCCTGGGCCGACGACGTGGCTCGCCTGGCGGGCGTCACGCCGATCGGCGTCCGGCCCTATCGCCGCACGATCGTCCAGCTCCGCACCGATCCGCCGGCCCCGGCCGATCTGCCGCTGGTGATCGACGCGCTCGGCCGCTTCTACTTCAAGCCGGAAGCGGGAGGACGGATCTGGCTCAGCCCGCATGACGAGACCGCCTGCGATCCGTGCGACGCGGCGGCCGAGGAGGTAGATGTCGCAGTCGCGATCGACCGCTTCGAGCGTTTGGTCGACTGGAAGGTCGACTGCGTCGAGCGCAAATGGGCCGGCCTGCGCAGCTTCGCGCCCGACCGGCTGCCGGTCTACGGCTTCGATCCGGAGAACGAAGGCTTCTTCTGGTGCGCGGGGCAGGGCGGCTTCGGCATCCAGACCGCACCGGCCGGGGCGCGGCTGGCCGCGTCCTTGCTGCTTGGATCAGCACCCGACCCGATGGTGGCCGGGATCGATCCTTCGCCTTATCTGGCGGGACGCTTCAGGAACTGA
- a CDS encoding A24 family peptidase — protein MMWAHVDILLALLAVALAAVIVGDWRTRTIPNWLNGAIALLAIPFWWIAGLPLWPDVVVQLGMALVLFLLFALAFRFGAMGGGDVKLIAALALWLDPVAMVKLLVVMSLAGGLLTMVMLIRHRLAKAGHKLEIPYGIAIAFGGFWVLGERYLNQFG, from the coding sequence ATGATGTGGGCTCACGTGGACATTTTGCTCGCCTTGCTCGCCGTGGCCCTGGCCGCGGTGATCGTCGGCGACTGGCGCACGCGGACCATCCCCAACTGGCTGAACGGCGCGATCGCGCTGCTCGCCATTCCCTTCTGGTGGATCGCCGGGCTCCCGCTTTGGCCGGACGTTGTGGTCCAACTCGGCATGGCGCTGGTCCTGTTCCTGCTCTTCGCCCTCGCCTTCCGCTTCGGCGCGATGGGCGGCGGCGACGTCAAGCTGATCGCGGCGCTGGCTCTGTGGCTGGATCCGGTCGCGATGGTGAAACTGCTGGTGGTGATGTCACTCGCCGGCGGGCTGCTCACGATGGTCATGCTGATCCGGCACCGGCTCGCCAAGGCCGGGCACAAGCTCGAAATTCCCTACGGCATAGCAATCGCCTTCGGGGGATTCTGGGTGCTTGGCGAACGATATCTTAACCAATTTGGCTGA
- the gcvT gene encoding glycine cleavage system aminomethyltransferase GcvT, with product MSEASETADKTLPLDAWHRAQGARMVSFAGYAMPIQYEGIMVEHRWTRESAGLFDVSHMGQLTISGDDLDAALETVFPADLSLLKDGRLRYSLLLNDEAGIIDDLMVTRRDDHFYVVVNGATKDGDIAVLRSRLPASIGLDHLTSQALLALQGPKAAEALARIVPGVDALTFMTGDAFEINGVPAWISRSGYTGEDGFEISIPAEDAEKVAGLLIAQPEVKPIGLGARDSLRLEAGMPLYGHDLDETTTPIEADLGFAISKRRKEEGGFPGAARIQHELANGTITRRVGLAVLGRQPVREGAMVVDGEGNEVGRVTSGGFSPVLETPIAMAYVPVASAEPGTAIRLASRGKIFEAKVVPMPFVPHRYIRKGAGQ from the coding sequence GTGAGCGAAGCTTCCGAAACCGCCGACAAGACGCTTCCGCTCGATGCATGGCATCGCGCCCAGGGCGCCCGCATGGTGTCCTTCGCCGGCTATGCGATGCCGATCCAGTATGAGGGCATCATGGTCGAGCATCGCTGGACGCGCGAATCGGCCGGCCTGTTCGACGTCAGCCACATGGGCCAGCTCACGATCAGCGGCGACGATCTTGACGCGGCGCTCGAGACCGTCTTCCCGGCCGACCTGTCGCTGCTGAAGGACGGCCGCCTGCGTTATTCGCTGCTGCTCAACGACGAGGCCGGCATCATCGACGACCTCATGGTCACGCGTCGCGACGACCATTTCTACGTGGTCGTGAACGGCGCCACCAAGGACGGCGACATCGCCGTCCTGCGCTCGCGCCTGCCGGCCAGCATCGGCCTCGACCATCTCACCAGCCAGGCTCTGCTCGCGCTGCAGGGGCCGAAGGCCGCAGAGGCGCTCGCGCGGATCGTGCCGGGCGTCGACGCGCTCACCTTCATGACCGGCGACGCGTTCGAGATTAATGGCGTCCCCGCCTGGATCAGCCGCTCGGGCTATACCGGCGAGGACGGCTTCGAGATTTCGATCCCCGCGGAGGATGCCGAGAAGGTCGCCGGCCTGCTGATCGCCCAACCCGAAGTGAAGCCGATCGGCCTCGGCGCGCGCGATTCGCTGCGCTTGGAGGCGGGCATGCCGCTCTACGGCCACGACCTCGACGAGACCACGACGCCGATCGAGGCCGATCTCGGCTTCGCCATCTCCAAGCGCCGCAAGGAAGAAGGCGGCTTTCCGGGCGCGGCCCGCATCCAGCACGAGCTCGCCAACGGCACGATCACGCGCCGCGTCGGCCTCGCCGTGCTCGGCCGCCAGCCGGTCCGCGAGGGCGCGATGGTCGTCGACGGCGAGGGCAACGAAGTCGGCAGGGTGACGAGCGGCGGCTTCTCGCCGGTCCTCGAGACGCCGATCGCGATGGCCTATGTGCCGGTCGCGTCCGCCGAGCCCGGCACTGCCATCCGCCTCGCCTCGCGCGGCAAGATTTTCGAAGCGAAGGTCGTCCCGATGCCCTTCGTTCCGCACCGCTACATTCGCAAGGGAGCCGGTCAATGA
- the rnhA gene encoding ribonuclease HI, which translates to MTEVEIFTDGACKGNPGPGGWGAVIRSGAHEKELSGGEALTTNNRMELLAAIRALEALKRPCHVILTTDSVYVRDGITKWIFGWQKNGWKTAARQPVKNAELWQELLAAVKPHKIDWRWVKGHAGHPENERADKLACDAALQFLKRPAR; encoded by the coding sequence ATGACCGAAGTCGAGATTTTCACCGACGGCGCCTGCAAGGGCAATCCGGGGCCTGGCGGCTGGGGCGCTGTGATCCGCTCGGGCGCGCACGAGAAGGAGCTGTCCGGCGGCGAGGCGCTCACCACCAACAACCGCATGGAGCTGCTTGCCGCGATCCGCGCGCTCGAGGCGCTGAAGCGGCCCTGCCACGTCATCCTCACCACCGACAGCGTCTATGTCCGCGACGGCATCACCAAGTGGATCTTCGGCTGGCAGAAGAATGGCTGGAAGACCGCCGCCAGGCAGCCGGTCAAGAATGCGGAATTGTGGCAGGAGCTGCTCGCCGCGGTGAAGCCGCACAAGATCGACTGGCGCTGGGTGAAGGGCCATGCCGGCCATCCGGAAAATGAGCGCGCCGACAAGCTCGCCTGCGATGCCGCCCTTCAGTTCCTGAAGCGTCCCGCCAGATAA
- the ispH gene encoding 4-hydroxy-3-methylbut-2-enyl diphosphate reductase, translated as MSTLKRPLTLLIAAPRGFCAGVDRAINIVELAIERYGAPVYVRHEIVHNKFVVDSLKAKGAIFVAELDQVPDGVPVVFSAHGVPKAVPAKAEERGLNYLDATCPLVSKVHRQAERLVENGRHILFIGHAGHPEVIGTFGQVPEGRMTLIETVADAETIVPADPDNLAYLTQTTLSVDDTSSIIAVLERRFPSIRGPKGEDICYATSNRQAAVKDIARRCEAVLVIGSPNSSNSVRLVEVAEREGVRAQLIGRAGDIDFAWLDGVATLGITAGASAPEVLVREVVDRLAAHFDVREEAVEGVQERMVFKLPRGLEAA; from the coding sequence ATGTCGACATTGAAACGCCCCCTCACCCTGCTGATCGCGGCGCCGCGCGGATTCTGCGCCGGTGTCGACCGGGCGATCAATATCGTCGAGCTGGCGATCGAGCGCTACGGCGCGCCGGTCTATGTCCGCCACGAGATCGTCCACAACAAGTTCGTGGTCGACAGCCTGAAGGCGAAGGGTGCGATCTTCGTCGCCGAACTCGACCAGGTGCCGGACGGCGTGCCCGTGGTCTTCTCCGCCCATGGCGTGCCCAAGGCGGTGCCGGCCAAGGCCGAGGAGCGCGGCCTCAACTATCTCGACGCGACCTGCCCGCTCGTCTCAAAGGTCCATCGCCAGGCCGAGCGGCTCGTCGAAAATGGACGCCACATCCTGTTCATCGGCCATGCCGGCCATCCCGAAGTGATCGGAACGTTCGGCCAGGTGCCCGAGGGCCGCATGACTTTGATCGAGACCGTGGCGGACGCCGAGACGATCGTCCCGGCCGATCCCGACAATCTCGCCTATCTCACCCAGACCACCCTGTCGGTCGACGACACGTCGAGCATCATTGCGGTTCTTGAACGCCGCTTCCCCTCGATCCGCGGGCCCAAGGGCGAGGATATCTGCTACGCCACGTCGAACCGCCAGGCGGCGGTCAAGGACATCGCCCGGCGCTGCGAGGCGGTGCTGGTGATCGGCTCGCCGAACAGCTCCAACTCGGTGCGCCTGGTCGAGGTCGCCGAGCGCGAGGGCGTCCGCGCGCAGCTGATCGGCCGCGCCGGCGACATCGACTTTGCCTGGCTCGACGGCGTCGCGACGCTCGGCATCACCGCCGGGGCCTCCGCGCCGGAAGTGCTGGTGCGCGAAGTCGTCGACCGGCTCGCGGCGCATTTCGACGTCCGCGAGGAAGCGGTCGAAGGCGTCCAGGAGCGCATGGTCTTCAAGCTGCCGCGCGGCCTCGAAGCGGCCTGA